The proteins below are encoded in one region of Lactuca sativa cultivar Salinas chromosome 3, Lsat_Salinas_v11, whole genome shotgun sequence:
- the LOC111877850 gene encoding dof zinc finger protein DOF3.4 → MKRCSVFNSLNGGCGCGLCAIINHSPQFSLFVPVNLHRSRLQRVSLNTHSDKACSLSFLLPTSNINFRYLSLSLLSSIKPHFHRPKTPLHNHIKMPSDSSDQRRTTTAKNHQVGLGAPPSEPEHLPCPRCDSTNTKFCYYNNYNFSQPRHFCKSCRRYWTHGGALRDIPVGGGTRKNAKRARVSTATSHDNSSVSSGIEYHHISATSTTTATTSVASVPILMSFAGDHGGSGNCGSFTSLLSNTQSPGLYGLDQDLSFGLGRTIWPFSSIGDGVVAGNAAAGGGGNTWQMDSTDGGGDYLVFPDLAISTPGNGMK, encoded by the coding sequence ATGAAGAGATGCTCTGTTTTCAATAGCCTGAATGGTGGCTGTGGCTGTGGCCTCTGTGCTATCATTAATCACAGCCCACAATTCTCTCTCTTTGTCCCTGTTAACCTCCATCGCAGCCGTCTGCAACGTGTCTCCCTGAACACACATTCTGATAAAGCCTGCTCTCTCTCCTTCCTTCTTCCTACATCGAATATAAACTTCagatacctctctctctctcttctttccTCCATAAAACCCCATTTTCATCGTCCCAAAACCCCACTTCACAACCATATTAAAATGCCATCAGATTCCTCCGACCAACGCCGAACAACCACCGCAAAGAACCACCAGGTCGGACTTGGTGCGCCGCCTTCGGAGCCTGAACACCTTCCTTGCCCACGATGTGATTCCACCAATACCAAGTTTTGTTACTACAACAACTATAACTTTTCTCAGCCGCGTCACTTCTGCAAGTCATGTCGCCGGTACTGGACACACGGCGGCGCTCTCCGGGACATCCCTGTCGGTGGTGGTACTCGGAAGAATGCTAAACGTGCACGTGTCTCCACCGCCACTTCTCATGACAACTCCTCCGTTTCCTCTGGTATAGAATACCACCACATTTctgccacctccaccaccaccgccaccacatCCGTCGCCTCCGTCCCTATTTTGATGTCATTTGCCGGAGACCACGGTGGGTCCGGGAACTGTGGGAGCTTCACGTCGCTTTTGAGTAACACTCAAAGCCCGGGGCTTTATGGGCTTGATCAAGATTTGAGCTTTGGCCTTGGACGAACGATTTGGCCGTTTTCCAGTATTGGAGACGGCGTTGTTGCTGGTAACGCCGCCGCGGGAGGCGGTGGGAATACGTGGCAGATGGACAGTACAGACGGTGGTGGAGATTATTTGGTTTTCCCGGATCTTGCGATTTCCACACCAGGCAATGGCATGAAGTAG